A region of Aminivibrio sp. DNA encodes the following proteins:
- a CDS encoding (2Fe-2S)-binding protein — IICRCEKITKQEILDAIANPLGARTLVSIKYRARASMGRCQGGFCVPRITRILRDEFGWKPEDFLMRGAGSPLFVGNVRPEKGGAAR; from the coding sequence AGATCATCTGCCGGTGCGAAAAGATCACCAAGCAGGAGATCCTGGACGCCATCGCCAATCCTCTCGGCGCCAGGACGCTGGTGAGCATAAAGTACAGGGCCCGGGCCTCCATGGGCCGCTGCCAGGGGGGATTCTGCGTTCCCCGCATTACGAGAATCCTTCGGGACGAGTTCGGCTGGAAGCCGGAGGATTTCCTGATGAGAGGCGCCGGGTCGCCCCTCTTCGTGGGCAATGTCCGGCCGGAGAAGGGAGGAGCTGCCCGATGA